A stretch of DNA from bacterium:
TGACCAGCATCCGCTTCCGGTGGGCGCGCAGTTCCTCGACCGAAGCGGGTTCGGCGCGGGCCGCCGCTCCGTCGGATGCGATACCAGATCGCCAAACGGGGTAGGAGCCGACCATCGCGCACAGATTACCCGAGGCTGCGATCTTGTTACCCGAGATTGCAGCTAGTGGCCTGTCTGCGAAGCGACCAGGCCTGTTCTGGCGGTCATCGGCGCCCCATCGCTGCGTTCCGCTTCCTCAACGTACCACTGCGGGTACGCCTTCGTCAGCGGGCCTTGCGAGGAACACCGCTGCCGACGCCATACCACACCGCCGCTCCACAGACAGACCACTGCTAGATCAGCAGCTCGGCGATCTCCACCGCGTTGAGCGCCGCTCCCTTGCGCAGGTTGTCGCCCACCACCCACAGGCTGATTCCACCGGGCACGCCGATGGTGGGACGGATGCGGCACGCCAGCACCGGATCCTGGCCCGCCGAGTCCAGCGGGGTGGCCACGCGGTCATCGCTCCACAGCTCGACGCCCGGCGCGTCCGCGAGCACCCGCCGGGCGGTTTCGGGGTCGACAGGCGAGTCGAACCACATCGAGGCGGAGATGCCGTGGCCCACCATGACCGGCACCCGCACGCAGGTCGGTTCCACCTCGATGCTGTCCCGTTCGAGGATCTTGCGCGTCTCGTTCACCAGCTTCCATTCCTCGTCCGTGTGACCGGCATCGGTGATCGACCCGGCCAAGGGCAGGACGTTGAAGGCGATGGGTCTCTGGAACGGATCGGTCTCGCCCTCGTCCCATCCTCCCCGCACCAGCGCTTCACGGCGGTCACCGAGTTCGAGCATCTGTTGCCAGAGCGTGTCCATGCCGGTCATCCCGGCCCCCGAGACCGACTGGTAGGACATGGCCACCATGCGGTCCAGCCCGGCGTAATAGTGCAGCGGTCCGGCGGCCATCATCAGCGTCATGGTGGTGCAGTTCGGGTTGGCGATGATCCCGTCGCTGTCGGCCGCCGCGTGATCGTTGACGCCCGCCACCACCAGCGGAACCTCCGGCGCCATGCGGAAGGCGGAGGAGTTGTCGATCACGACGGCTCCCCGGTCCACGAACGACGGGGCGAAATCCCTGCTCCTCCCCGCACCCGCGGAGAAGAGGGCGATGTCGATCCCCGAAGGGTCTGCGGACGACAGGTCCTCCACCGTGATGTCACCCCAGCGGGTGGCGACCACCCGGCCGGCTGAGCGGGAGGAGGCCATGAGACGCAGCTCCGAGAGCGGGAAGTCCCGTTCCTCGAGGATCTCGAGCATGGTGCGGCCCACCGCTCCGGTGGCACCGACCACGGCTACTCGTGGATCAGGCATCGGCGCCGACCTCCGCCGTGATCACAGGGGGGTCGAACTCGGCGTGCAAGGCGCGCACTGCGTCCTCCACCGAGTCCCGATTCACCACGCACGAGATCCGGATCGGGGACGTGGAGATCATCTCGATGTTGATGCCGGCGTTGCCCAGGGCGCGGAACACCCGGGCCGCCACGCCGTGGGTGGATCTCATCCCCGCTCCCACCAGCGACACCTTGCCCACGTTGGCATCCACGGCGGAGCCCTTGGCGTCCAGCTCCACGACCAGCTCGGCGGTGGCCCGGCGAGCGACGTCGACGTGGGCCTCCGGGACCGTGAAGCTGAGGTCCGTGCATCCGTCCTCGCCCACGTTCTGGACGATCATGTCCACGTTCACCCGGGCGCCCGCCAGCTTCTCGAAGATGGCCGCCGCGACGCCGGGGCGGTCTGGTACTCCGCGCAGGGTCACCTTCGCCTCCGAAGTGTCGTGCGCGATGCCGCTGATAATCGCTTCTTCCATCACCTTCTCCTTGACCCAGGTCCCCTCGTCCTCCACGAACGAAGACCGCACGTGGATCGGAATGTTGAACTTTCTCCCCACCTCAACCGAGCGCGCCATCAGCACCCCGGCGCCCCCGGCGGCCAGCTCGAGCATCTCGTCGAAGGAGACCTCGCCGAGCTTGCGAGCGTCGGGCACCACCCGGGGATCGGCCGTGTACACGCCGTCCACGTCGGTGTAGATCTCGCACACCGCCGCGGAGTAGGCAGAGGCCAGCGCCACCGCCGTGGCGTCGGAGCCGCCCCGTCCCAGCGTGGTTATCTCCCTCGAGTCGGGATTCACCCCCTGGAACCCGGCCACGATCACCACCTGCCCGGCCGCGATGCTGTCCCCTACCCGGGTCCCGCGTATCTCGGTGATCTTCGCCTCGCCGTGGGCGGAGTCGGTGAGTATCCCGGCTTGAGGACCGGTGAGGCTGAGCGCCGGAATGCCCTTGTCGTGGAGAGCCATGGCGAGCAACGCCATGGAGATGCGCTCGCCCGCCGTCAGGAGCATGTCCATCTCCCGGGCCGGTGGGCTGGCGCTCACCTGATGGGCGAGGGCGATCAGGTCGTCGGTCTGCCTACCCATCGCCGAGACCACCACCACCACGTCGTTGCCGGCGCGCTTGGTGCGAGCCACCCGGTGGGCGACGCGCTCGATGCGCTCCGAGTCGGCCACTGACGTGCCGCCGTACTTTTGGACAACCAGAGACATGGCAAGCAGTTCCAGGGAGAGGCGCGGGCGGGGCCGCTTTCTATTGCTCCGATCCGCGCTGGCATGCCGTGGCGCGTCGGAGACTCTTACAATAGCTCCCATGGGGAAAGAGAAGAGAGCCCGCCAGAAGCAGAACCGCCAGGCCCGCATCGAGGAGGAGCGCCGGGCCGCCCAGCGGGCCAAGTGGCGGCGCCGGATTATCACGGGGCTGGTCCTGTTCGCGCTGCTGGTGGTGGTCTTCGTGGTCGGGAACCTGCTCACCGGCGGCGGTGACGCCGGAGTAGCGACCACCACCGTCCCGGTCGTCACCGACACCACCGCCGCGCCCGGCGGCCCATAGGGACCGGGCACGGATGGCCTCGTAGCCAAACCTCACACACCCCGAGACGCCGAGAACGCGAAAATCGCCGGAACGCAGCCTCCCCGGCGGGCCCATCCCCCAGCCACCACCTCCTTCGGTCCGAGCGCGTTCCGCCATCCCCGACGGGTCCGCTCCCGAATTGATCCCGGTTCCGGTTCCCTCGACGTCGATTAGCTGAGAACCGGCGGTGCTTGTGACTGCCGTTCAGTATGCAAGGGGTGCGTGACAGTTTCAACCCCCTTGTCCGGGCGCCGGAATCCCGTCACCACCACAGTCGGGTAGCGGACGCAGCCAACAGAGGCCCGGGACCGGGATCTCGGCGGTGGGCATCACCGGTACGTGCCTGCCGTCGATCCGCCCGACTCCTTACCGGCGCCCGATCCGAGGAATCGGGGTTAGCCTCATCTCCGGATGGCCGTCGATCTTCACACCCACTCCACCGCCTCCGACGGCAGCGAGAGCCCGGCCGCGGTCGTGGGGCTGGCCGCCCGGGCCGGTCTTTCCGCGGTGGCCCTGACCGACCACGACACGCTTGAAGGGATCGAGGAGGCCCGCGCGGAGGCGGGTCCGGCCGGTATCGAGCTCATCCCCGGTGCGGAGGTGGCCTGCGAATGGAAGGGCGGCGGGCTCCATCTGGTGGTGCTGTTCCTGGAACCGGGACCCGGCCCGCTCCAGGATCGCCTGGCGGAGTTCCGTGCGGGCCGGGACCGCCGCAACCAGGCGATCGCCCGCCGGCTCGACGAGATCGGCGTGGACATCGACTACGAGGAGGTCCTCGCCCAGGCCCGGGGTGGCGGGAGCGTGGGCCGACCCCACTTCGCGGCCCTCCTGGTCGCCAAGGGATATGTTCCCGACATCCCCACCGCCTTCCGGGAATACCTCGGGTCGCGCGGCGTGGCCTACGCAACCCGCCCACTGCTGCCGCCCGAGGAGGCCATCCAACTGGCTCGGCGCTCCGGCGGAGTGCCCGTGGTGGCGCATCCCCATACCTTGGGACTGAACACGGCCGAGGAGTACGCGGACGCCTTCCGGCGCCTGGCCGGACACGGTCTGGTGGGCGTGGAGTGCTACTACGGCGAGTACCCGGCCGAGACCCGCCTCCAGCTCGAGGCCACGGTCCGGTCGTTCGGCCTCCTTCCGTCAGGCGGGTCGGACTTCCACGGCTCCTACAAGCCCGGCCAGAGGGTGGGCGTCGGACGGGGCGATCTGGTCGTCCCCGACCGGATCCTGGCGGACCTGCAGGCCGCCCGGGACGGCTGAAGCGATGCGCCGGCCGGCA
This window harbors:
- a CDS encoding aspartate-semialdehyde dehydrogenase gives rise to the protein MPDPRVAVVGATGAVGRTMLEILEERDFPLSELRLMASSRSAGRVVATRWGDITVEDLSSADPSGIDIALFSAGAGRSRDFAPSFVDRGAVVIDNSSAFRMAPEVPLVVAGVNDHAAADSDGIIANPNCTTMTLMMAAGPLHYYAGLDRMVAMSYQSVSGAGMTGMDTLWQQMLELGDRREALVRGGWDEGETDPFQRPIAFNVLPLAGSITDAGHTDEEWKLVNETRKILERDSIEVEPTCVRVPVMVGHGISASMWFDSPVDPETARRVLADAPGVELWSDDRVATPLDSAGQDPVLACRIRPTIGVPGGISLWVVGDNLRKGAALNAVEIAELLI
- a CDS encoding aspartate kinase; protein product: MSLVVQKYGGTSVADSERIERVAHRVARTKRAGNDVVVVVSAMGRQTDDLIALAHQVSASPPAREMDMLLTAGERISMALLAMALHDKGIPALSLTGPQAGILTDSAHGEAKITEIRGTRVGDSIAAGQVVIVAGFQGVNPDSREITTLGRGGSDATAVALASAYSAAVCEIYTDVDGVYTADPRVVPDARKLGEVSFDEMLELAAGGAGVLMARSVEVGRKFNIPIHVRSSFVEDEGTWVKEKVMEEAIISGIAHDTSEAKVTLRGVPDRPGVAAAIFEKLAGARVNVDMIVQNVGEDGCTDLSFTVPEAHVDVARRATAELVVELDAKGSAVDANVGKVSLVGAGMRSTHGVAARVFRALGNAGINIEMISTSPIRISCVVNRDSVEDAVRALHAEFDPPVITAEVGADA
- a CDS encoding PHP domain-containing protein — its product is MAVDLHTHSTASDGSESPAAVVGLAARAGLSAVALTDHDTLEGIEEARAEAGPAGIELIPGAEVACEWKGGGLHLVVLFLEPGPGPLQDRLAEFRAGRDRRNQAIARRLDEIGVDIDYEEVLAQARGGGSVGRPHFAALLVAKGYVPDIPTAFREYLGSRGVAYATRPLLPPEEAIQLARRSGGVPVVAHPHTLGLNTAEEYADAFRRLAGHGLVGVECYYGEYPAETRLQLEATVRSFGLLPSGGSDFHGSYKPGQRVGVGRGDLVVPDRILADLQAARDG